The proteins below are encoded in one region of Maribacter aestuarii:
- a CDS encoding Gfo/Idh/MocA family protein produces MKRKLYLVFFLLALPLLLGAQNKPIKLGVAGLSHGHVGWILGRQDTTDIKMAGIVETDTALINRLSSQFGFSKDIVFGSMEEMIASVQPEAVAAFGNIYDHLEVVRTCAPKGIHVMVEKPLAVSLEHALEMEKLAKANKIHLLTNYETSWYPTNEEAKKLLDNGAIGDLRKVIVRDGHKGPNKIGVNPEFLEWLTNPVLNGGGAITDFGCYGANLMTWLLQGEIPKTVTAVTQQLQPENNPEVDDDATIILKYATSMAILEPSWNWPIGRKDMELYGETGAIYVENKSDMAVRISEGYDGYSERRITLSEREKPFDDPFSVFAAVINSKLVLEPFDPYSLENNMVTMRILQAAIESAKTNTTIILN; encoded by the coding sequence ATGAAGCGTAAACTATATCTCGTTTTTTTTCTGTTGGCTTTACCCCTATTGCTAGGTGCTCAAAACAAACCCATAAAATTGGGTGTTGCTGGACTTAGTCATGGACATGTGGGTTGGATTTTAGGTAGACAGGATACTACCGACATAAAAATGGCAGGTATTGTTGAAACAGATACCGCATTGATTAATAGACTCTCCTCACAATTCGGTTTTTCAAAGGATATTGTTTTCGGTTCCATGGAAGAGATGATAGCCTCGGTACAGCCTGAAGCGGTCGCCGCATTCGGAAACATATATGACCATTTGGAAGTTGTACGCACGTGTGCCCCAAAGGGAATTCACGTGATGGTTGAAAAACCATTAGCTGTAAGTTTGGAGCATGCCCTAGAAATGGAGAAACTGGCAAAAGCGAATAAAATTCATTTATTGACCAATTATGAAACATCGTGGTATCCCACGAATGAAGAGGCAAAAAAACTTTTAGATAACGGTGCTATTGGGGATCTTAGAAAAGTAATTGTTAGGGACGGTCATAAGGGCCCTAATAAAATTGGGGTGAATCCTGAATTTCTAGAATGGCTTACAAATCCCGTACTTAACGGCGGCGGCGCCATAACCGATTTTGGCTGTTACGGTGCAAATTTAATGACGTGGTTGTTACAAGGCGAAATTCCCAAAACCGTTACTGCGGTAACACAGCAATTACAACCAGAAAATAATCCTGAAGTGGATGACGATGCTACCATTATTCTAAAATATGCCACATCCATGGCTATCTTGGAGCCGTCCTGGAATTGGCCGATTGGTAGAAAAGATATGGAACTCTACGGAGAAACCGGCGCGATATATGTTGAAAATAAAAGCGATATGGCGGTTCGTATTTCAGAAGGTTATGACGGGTACAGCGAAAGGAGAATCACCCTATCCGAAAGGGAAAAGCCATTTGACGACCCTTTTTCCGTTTTTGCTGCGGTTATCAATAGTAAATTGGTATTGGAACCTTTTGACCCATATTCCTTAGAAAATAACATGGTAACCATGAGAATTCTTCAAGCTGCAATTGAAAGTGCGAAAACGAATACTACCATTATATTGAACTAA
- a CDS encoding M28 family metallopeptidase — protein MLRNIFTLFFTLFLISINAQTSIIGFSSENAKEQIQLESTFESKLDANNLDKWMQRLAAEPHWVGTKYGEENAKWIQQQFKSWGYDAKIETYQILFPYPTERVLELTAPTKYTAKLTAVPVEGDPYTAQGDALLPSYNAFSTDGDVEAELVFVNYGIPKDYEELEKLGISVKGKIVIAKYQGSWRGIKPKLAAEKGAIGCIIYSDPQDDGYGRGDVYPKGAFKNKTGVQRGSVMDMPTYPGDVLTPGYAATPNAERLDRKDAPTITKIPVLPISYEDAQPLLEALEGPVAPSSWFGGLPITYHIGPGPAKVHLKLKFDWKLVPAHNVIATMKGTEFPDQWVMRGNHHDAWVHGANDPVSGMVALMEEARVIGELAKKGQKPKRTLVYCAWDAEEEGLIGSTEWVEDHKKELQQKVVAYINTDGNGRGFLGAGGSHSLQAMVSEVAGAVKDPQTGVSVKERRLAAEMVNGGEDKFELYALGSGSDYTPFIQHAGIPSLNLGYGGENAGGEYHTIYDTYPHYKRFKDPEFAYGIALANTAGRITLRLANADVLPFDFKQWHSTVSGYLDEIMKDLEKMRKDVEKHNSMVEKNLFELASDPKKPFKKPNKKSTVPYLDFSSLQNELTALQQTIDNFSKADKTKLSKEARIALNKKLMLAEHVLTSEEGLPRRPWYKHQIYAPGFYTGYGVKTLPGVREAVEEKNWKEAQEQIAVLRNTFKEFNIFLEEMNAALN, from the coding sequence ATGTTACGGAACATTTTCACCCTATTCTTTACCCTATTTTTAATTTCAATAAACGCGCAAACCTCCATTATAGGCTTCAGTTCTGAAAATGCTAAGGAACAAATTCAACTGGAATCAACTTTTGAAAGTAAGCTAGATGCCAACAATTTGGATAAATGGATGCAACGCTTGGCAGCGGAACCGCATTGGGTGGGCACAAAATACGGTGAAGAAAATGCGAAATGGATACAGCAACAATTCAAGTCTTGGGGCTATGATGCCAAAATAGAAACATACCAAATATTATTCCCCTATCCAACGGAGAGGGTACTGGAACTAACGGCGCCCACAAAATATACGGCCAAATTAACAGCGGTGCCGGTAGAAGGTGACCCCTATACCGCTCAGGGTGATGCCCTATTGCCCAGTTACAACGCATTCTCTACGGATGGTGATGTAGAAGCGGAGCTGGTTTTCGTAAACTACGGTATTCCTAAGGACTATGAAGAACTTGAAAAATTGGGTATTAGCGTTAAGGGTAAAATTGTAATTGCTAAGTACCAAGGTTCGTGGCGGGGAATAAAACCAAAATTAGCCGCTGAAAAAGGTGCCATTGGTTGTATCATATATTCAGACCCTCAAGATGATGGGTACGGCCGCGGTGATGTGTACCCCAAAGGAGCGTTCAAGAATAAAACGGGCGTGCAAAGGGGGTCGGTTATGGATATGCCTACCTATCCCGGCGATGTCTTGACTCCAGGTTATGCGGCTACACCGAATGCCGAACGCTTGGACAGAAAAGATGCTCCCACGATTACAAAAATTCCTGTACTTCCCATATCCTACGAAGATGCACAGCCCTTATTGGAAGCTCTAGAAGGACCTGTTGCCCCATCATCATGGTTCGGAGGCTTACCTATTACCTATCATATTGGCCCAGGACCGGCCAAGGTCCATTTGAAACTTAAGTTCGATTGGAAACTGGTTCCGGCGCATAATGTAATCGCTACAATGAAAGGGACAGAATTCCCGGACCAGTGGGTCATGCGAGGTAACCACCATGATGCTTGGGTACATGGAGCTAACGACCCCGTAAGCGGCATGGTTGCCTTAATGGAGGAAGCCAGGGTAATCGGTGAACTTGCTAAAAAAGGTCAAAAACCGAAACGAACTTTAGTTTATTGTGCCTGGGATGCGGAAGAAGAAGGACTGATTGGATCAACAGAATGGGTAGAGGACCATAAAAAAGAGCTGCAACAAAAAGTGGTAGCCTATATTAATACCGATGGAAATGGTCGTGGATTTTTGGGTGCTGGTGGATCCCACTCGCTCCAAGCCATGGTAAGTGAAGTTGCAGGAGCTGTAAAAGATCCACAGACTGGGGTCTCTGTTAAGGAACGCCGGTTGGCGGCGGAAATGGTCAACGGTGGAGAAGATAAGTTTGAGCTCTATGCCCTTGGCTCAGGTTCTGATTATACTCCTTTTATCCAGCATGCCGGCATCCCTTCTTTGAACCTTGGGTATGGCGGCGAAAATGCAGGTGGGGAATACCATACGATATACGACACCTATCCCCATTACAAAAGATTTAAGGACCCAGAATTTGCTTATGGGATCGCTTTGGCAAATACCGCCGGCCGAATAACCTTACGCTTGGCTAACGCGGATGTACTTCCCTTTGATTTTAAACAATGGCATTCCACCGTTTCAGGTTATCTTGATGAGATAATGAAAGATTTGGAAAAAATGAGGAAAGATGTTGAAAAACATAATTCCATGGTAGAGAAGAATCTTTTTGAATTGGCTTCTGACCCTAAAAAACCATTTAAAAAACCAAATAAAAAGTCAACTGTTCCCTATTTGGATTTCTCATCACTTCAAAACGAATTGACAGCACTACAGCAGACCATTGACAACTTTTCCAAGGCGGATAAGACAAAGCTTAGCAAGGAAGCGCGCATTGCCTTGAACAAAAAATTGATGCTTGCGGAGCATGTACTTACCTCAGAGGAGGGGTTGCCCAGAAGGCCTTGGTACAAACATCAGATTTATGCACCTGGATTTTACACGGGATATGGCGTTAAGACGCTTCCCGGGGTTCGTGAAGCGGTAGAGGAAAAAAATTGGAAAGAAGCTCAGGAGCAAATCGCCGTACTTAGAAATACCTTCAAGGAATTCAATATTTTCTTAGAGGAAATGAATGCAGCATTAAACTAG
- a CDS encoding PaaI family thioesterase → MNKILTFFKSKIGKDSKDSISPLMQWLNPKIISADEGQLEFSHTVRKEMTNPLHILHGGITAAIIDDAIGAAVYSLNNTHAYTTVNLNVNYFKSAKAGDTIIAQTNIVKKGNQIMNAECLIWNSDKTSLIAKGNSNLIKTKIELNNS, encoded by the coding sequence ATGAATAAAATACTTACCTTTTTCAAGTCGAAGATTGGAAAGGATTCAAAAGACTCCATTTCTCCCTTAATGCAATGGTTGAATCCTAAGATTATCAGCGCTGATGAGGGACAGCTTGAATTTTCTCATACCGTTAGAAAGGAAATGACCAATCCTTTACATATTTTACATGGGGGAATTACGGCTGCCATTATCGATGACGCCATTGGTGCAGCAGTATATTCTTTAAACAATACCCACGCTTATACCACCGTAAACTTAAATGTGAACTATTTTAAATCAGCCAAGGCCGGAGATACCATCATAGCACAGACCAATATTGTAAAAAAGGGCAACCAAATCATGAACGCGGAATGTCTCATTTGGAATTCCGATAAAACCAGTCTTATCGCTAAAGGTAATTCCAACCTCATCAAAACTAAAATAGAGCTGAACAATAGTTAA
- a CDS encoding putative signal transducing protein yields the protein METEYSKVFSGNALLGKRIESELKDIGIIPIIKNEGESARLAGFASSMLNNVDIYVNNNELPKAKVIVAKIEEAQ from the coding sequence ATGGAAACGGAATATAGTAAAGTATTTAGTGGAAACGCACTGTTAGGAAAAAGAATAGAGTCGGAACTAAAGGATATTGGAATAATTCCCATTATTAAGAACGAGGGGGAATCTGCCCGTTTGGCTGGCTTTGCTTCGTCCATGCTGAATAATGTTGATATTTACGTGAACAACAACGAATTGCCTAAGGCTAAAGTAATTGTGGCCAAAATTGAGGAGGCCCAATAG
- a CDS encoding aminotransferase class V-fold PLP-dependent enzyme codes for MHKNRRKFLKNLSVGVVGSLAFSNQGWTQSYERLKVVIDDLKLNEANSSEAYWEKVSSQFRFAEGLHYFNNGSLGACPTPIREATTTFRNTLDDFPSKYMWGGWDTQKEETRKKVAQLFKVSQEEIALIHNTTEGMNLIAQSMNLDSGDEIIISDHDHSSAVAPWTVWQEQKGVKLVRSTLPILPKNIEEVVAVYKNVITPKTKVISICHIVNTNGMMLPVKEITQMAHENGILVAVDGAQGAGMVLTDLRDMDCDFYTVSAHKWLFAPKGIGIFYAKESSQHHLRPLIVARGYKDSSIRRLENYNTRNLPELLGLGAAMDYRNAIGGQKIHERTYELKRYFRERVKDNEKLRLKTPEDDRLSAGIQVVEILGKEVSDVKNQLFENFGIDSRPMTKFGLNAVRLSFAIFITKKEIDRLVDVLNSIAES; via the coding sequence ATGCATAAGAACCGAAGAAAATTCCTTAAAAATCTAAGTGTTGGTGTTGTTGGCAGTTTGGCGTTTTCAAATCAAGGATGGACCCAAAGTTACGAGCGTTTAAAAGTCGTAATTGACGATCTTAAACTAAATGAAGCGAATTCTTCTGAAGCTTACTGGGAAAAGGTTTCATCTCAATTTAGATTTGCAGAAGGGCTGCATTATTTCAATAATGGTTCCTTGGGAGCGTGCCCTACCCCTATCCGAGAAGCCACTACTACTTTCAGAAATACGTTGGATGATTTTCCATCAAAATATATGTGGGGTGGATGGGATACCCAAAAAGAGGAGACCAGAAAAAAAGTAGCACAATTATTTAAGGTATCCCAGGAAGAAATCGCACTTATTCACAATACCACTGAGGGTATGAACCTCATTGCCCAAAGTATGAATTTGGATAGTGGTGATGAAATCATCATATCCGATCATGACCACTCCAGTGCCGTAGCACCTTGGACGGTATGGCAAGAACAAAAGGGCGTTAAACTGGTGCGATCTACCTTGCCCATATTACCAAAAAATATTGAAGAAGTCGTTGCTGTTTATAAGAACGTGATTACCCCTAAGACTAAGGTCATTTCCATTTGTCATATCGTAAATACGAATGGCATGATGCTTCCCGTGAAGGAAATTACCCAAATGGCACATGAAAATGGAATTTTGGTGGCCGTGGATGGTGCCCAAGGAGCGGGCATGGTACTAACGGACCTTAGGGATATGGACTGCGATTTTTATACCGTAAGTGCCCACAAATGGTTATTTGCTCCCAAGGGAATCGGTATATTCTATGCCAAAGAAAGTAGCCAGCATCATTTAAGACCATTGATAGTGGCCAGAGGGTATAAGGATAGTAGTATTAGGAGATTGGAAAACTATAATACGCGTAATTTGCCCGAACTATTGGGTTTAGGAGCTGCAATGGACTACAGAAACGCTATAGGAGGTCAAAAAATTCACGAACGAACTTATGAGTTAAAGCGTTACTTCAGGGAGAGGGTGAAAGACAATGAAAAACTTCGATTGAAAACACCGGAGGACGACCGTTTGTCGGCAGGAATCCAAGTTGTCGAAATCTTAGGGAAGGAAGTTTCAGATGTAAAGAATCAACTTTTTGAAAATTTCGGAATCGATAGTAGACCGATGACGAAATTCGGATTAAATGCCGTACGTCTATCCTTCGCTATCTTCATTACCAAAAAGGAGATTGATAGATTGGTCGACGTACTCAATAGCATAGCTGAATCTTGA
- a CDS encoding SCO family protein produces MALCLKRRYKLGIILILTVLVFSFGYYTLFYQKEIRIYNPTDLNPELVDSSLRRIESGHKVSDFHLINQNGKTITQDDYKGKIYVTDFFFTRCPSICPVMANNMVKLQQRFLENDDVMLLSLSVTPEMDSVPVLQSYAEKYNAQDSKWNIATGDKDHIYELARKSYFAVNDVSDGLLQDFIHTPNFVLVDTEKQIRGIYDGTKHDEIERLIVDIEILLRLQNAM; encoded by the coding sequence ATGGCATTGTGTTTAAAACGGCGTTATAAATTAGGAATCATTCTGATTCTAACCGTTTTAGTTTTTTCATTTGGTTATTACACCTTGTTTTATCAAAAAGAGATTCGCATCTATAATCCAACGGATTTAAATCCTGAATTAGTGGATTCGAGTCTTCGCAGAATTGAATCTGGCCATAAAGTATCAGATTTCCATTTAATCAATCAAAATGGAAAGACCATTACACAGGATGACTATAAAGGTAAAATATATGTTACCGATTTCTTCTTCACACGCTGTCCAAGCATATGTCCGGTAATGGCCAATAATATGGTTAAATTACAGCAACGCTTCCTTGAAAACGATGACGTCATGTTACTGTCACTATCGGTTACCCCAGAAATGGATAGTGTTCCAGTGCTTCAATCCTATGCCGAGAAATATAATGCCCAGGATTCTAAATGGAATATCGCCACTGGCGATAAAGACCATATTTATGAATTGGCACGAAAAAGCTATTTCGCGGTAAACGATGTAAGCGATGGTTTACTTCAGGATTTTATCCATACCCCGAACTTTGTTTTGGTGGATACCGAGAAACAAATTAGGGGTATTTATGACGGTACAAAGCATGACGAAATTGAAAGGTTAATAGTTGATATCGAAATTCTTTTGCGTCTTCAGAACGCGATGTAG
- a CDS encoding M20 family peptidase, which yields MRIIKKALFLLGVALALLITYLLMNAYNFKSKQITVEAVTPVKIDKSAIQNFSKALQIKTVSPENTVDFDSVEFKKFNDFVSETYPLMDSLLEKKIFNSFSHLYYWQGTDASLKPILMMGHLDVVPIIEKNLPEWKVAPFSGAIENDTIWGRGAIDDKVGVIGIMEAVELLLKQNYTPKRSYYFAFGHDEEIGGPNGAIAMAKYLKEQGVTVEFIMDEGGVIADGLIPDITKEVALIGTAEKGYLTLNLAVKIEGGHSSMPGKETDIDVMSNAITRLKNNQLQPKITIPLQGFMEYLGPEMPFVNKVVFANSGLLEPLILNLYENSASGNALIRTTTSPTIFNSGIKDNIIPQRANATVNFRVLPETTIDDVITHVKTTINDERITITKGATITEASSLSKTDSFGFNALNKTILQLFPEVLVSPNLVVGATDSRHYKDISDDIYRFSPIHLNDNTKKSFHGLNERLAVADFYDAIQFYVQLIKNTNETS from the coding sequence ATGAGAATAATCAAAAAGGCACTCTTTTTATTGGGTGTCGCCCTGGCGTTGCTAATTACTTATTTATTGATGAATGCCTACAATTTCAAATCAAAACAAATAACCGTAGAAGCTGTAACTCCAGTAAAAATTGATAAAAGTGCTATTCAAAATTTTTCAAAAGCCTTACAGATAAAAACAGTCTCACCAGAAAATACGGTAGATTTCGACTCGGTCGAATTTAAAAAATTCAACGACTTCGTTTCAGAAACCTATCCTTTGATGGATTCTCTTTTGGAAAAGAAGATTTTTAACTCATTCAGTCATTTGTATTATTGGCAGGGAACTGATGCTTCTTTAAAACCTATTCTAATGATGGGACATTTAGACGTGGTTCCTATCATTGAAAAAAACCTTCCCGAATGGAAAGTAGCGCCATTTAGTGGTGCAATTGAAAATGATACGATTTGGGGTCGAGGGGCCATAGACGATAAGGTCGGGGTCATTGGAATAATGGAAGCTGTGGAGTTGCTTTTAAAACAAAACTACACTCCAAAACGAAGTTACTATTTTGCCTTTGGCCATGACGAAGAAATCGGCGGCCCCAACGGCGCTATTGCCATGGCAAAATACTTGAAGGAACAGGGAGTTACTGTAGAATTTATAATGGATGAGGGAGGCGTTATTGCTGACGGTTTAATTCCGGATATCACTAAAGAAGTCGCCCTAATCGGTACGGCGGAGAAAGGTTACTTGACCTTAAATCTTGCGGTTAAAATTGAGGGAGGACATTCTTCCATGCCAGGCAAGGAAACCGACATAGACGTAATGTCCAACGCGATCACAAGACTTAAAAACAATCAATTACAGCCAAAAATTACGATTCCCTTACAAGGTTTTATGGAGTATTTAGGGCCAGAAATGCCTTTTGTGAACAAAGTGGTTTTTGCGAACAGCGGTCTTTTGGAACCACTAATCCTTAATCTTTATGAGAACAGTGCTTCTGGAAATGCGCTGATACGCACTACGACTTCCCCGACTATTTTCAACAGTGGTATAAAGGACAACATAATACCCCAGCGTGCCAATGCAACCGTAAATTTTAGGGTTTTACCCGAAACAACCATTGATGATGTCATTACCCATGTAAAAACTACCATTAACGATGAGAGAATAACGATTACCAAAGGAGCTACTATAACTGAGGCTTCCAGCCTTTCCAAAACTGATTCTTTTGGTTTTAATGCCTTGAACAAAACAATATTACAATTGTTCCCAGAGGTTTTGGTTTCTCCAAATTTGGTTGTAGGTGCTACGGATTCGAGGCATTACAAGGATATTTCCGATGATATATATCGGTTTTCGCCCATACACCTAAACGATAATACCAAAAAGTCCTTTCATGGACTGAACGAACGTTTGGCCGTGGCTGATTTTTATGATGCCATCCAATTCTATGTACAGCTTATTAAAAATACTAATGAAACTAGCTAG
- a CDS encoding 3-keto-disaccharide hydrolase — protein MKNTIQIFGTLFCLIIGLASGALTAQETDALEGRWNLTISQEGKELPSWLEVSHSGNNTLIGRFTYAFGSARPISEVKKYGDVFYFSIPPQWEPGAANMEFEGKMVGDELKGTMVYTDGKTYSWTGSRSPDLPYVENPKWGKTIQLFNGKNLEGWKVEGENQWKVVDGILTSSEAGANLISEKEFTNFKLHTEFRYPKGSNSGLYLRGRYEIQIADNAGLEPSSIYFGGIYGLLSPNEMVAKEAGEWQTYDIVLIGRRLTVVANGKTIIAEQNIPGMTGGALDNNEAAPGPIMIQGDHGPIEFRKLELTPME, from the coding sequence ATGAAGAACACAATACAAATTTTTGGTACACTTTTTTGTTTAATTATTGGTTTGGCCTCTGGCGCCCTCACGGCCCAAGAAACAGATGCACTAGAAGGAAGGTGGAACCTAACTATTTCCCAGGAGGGCAAAGAGTTACCGTCTTGGTTAGAAGTAAGCCATTCGGGGAACAATACCTTAATTGGACGGTTTACCTATGCTTTTGGTAGCGCCCGTCCTATTTCCGAAGTAAAAAAGTACGGGGATGTATTTTATTTTTCCATCCCCCCACAATGGGAACCAGGTGCCGCTAATATGGAATTCGAAGGAAAGATGGTCGGGGATGAGCTAAAGGGGACTATGGTCTATACCGATGGTAAAACCTATAGTTGGACCGGTTCCAGATCTCCGGACTTGCCTTATGTAGAAAATCCGAAATGGGGAAAAACGATTCAGCTTTTCAATGGAAAGAATTTGGAGGGTTGGAAAGTAGAAGGTGAAAACCAATGGAAAGTTGTGGATGGGATTTTGACGAGCTCCGAAGCAGGAGCCAACTTGATTTCAGAAAAAGAGTTTACCAATTTTAAATTACATACCGAATTTCGTTACCCAAAGGGCAGTAACAGCGGTCTTTATTTAAGAGGACGATATGAAATCCAAATAGCCGATAATGCTGGTTTGGAACCTTCCTCCATTTATTTTGGAGGTATTTATGGACTGCTGTCCCCTAATGAAATGGTGGCCAAAGAAGCAGGAGAGTGGCAAACTTATGATATCGTTTTAATCGGTAGAAGGTTGACTGTCGTTGCCAATGGTAAGACTATAATCGCGGAACAGAATATTCCGGGTATGACAGGAGGTGCTTTGGATAATAATGAGGCGGCACCTGGTCCTATCATGATACAGGGAGATCACGGGCCAATTGAGTTCCGAAAGCTGGAACTGACCCCAATGGAATAA
- a CDS encoding tetratricopeptide repeat protein, whose protein sequence is MKTKMGFAVIAVALLMLIYFFVPKSTEKSLDNTQKASFYSIKCTVAKFLLSDVDTTQQIAPLFDNLGNLNFTITTKEKLAQTFFNQGMKLTYAFNHAEAHRSFMEASRLDPNAAMTYWGQAYALGPNINDPQPLDERKEKYNEAMAKAVKFASKASKKEQALIEALTHRYSEDFTKDVAELNMAYMNAMTEVAQQFPNDADVQILYAAAVMNTVPWNYWDKDGNPSPNIAEAKAALEKAIAINPENPGAHHYYIHMVELPMPDLAVKSADKLGGLMPAAGHIVHMPSHIYIRVGRYLDAVKVNQAAILADEDYISQCYSQGMYPLGYYPHNIHFLWSAATLLGDSEVAIDAAKKTAEKVPEGELITLPFLQNFASVPLLAYVRFGKWNEILTTPSPNAEIKHLKLIWHYARGIAFIRKNNAKEAQEELDAIKKMIDEPELENLVAAGFDNSKTIGELAYEVVAGELAHLNGNLPKAIEHLKKAVELEDGLVYTEPAAWYIPVRQNLGAVLLRAEKYEEAEQIYKEDLEVLRQNGWSLMGLHQSLKAQGKMDEAETLKQEFDKAWEHADISIDTSIL, encoded by the coding sequence ATGAAAACAAAAATGGGATTTGCCGTAATTGCGGTTGCACTATTAATGCTAATTTATTTCTTTGTTCCCAAATCCACTGAAAAAAGCTTGGACAACACTCAAAAAGCTTCTTTTTATTCTATTAAATGCACCGTTGCAAAATTCTTATTGAGCGATGTGGATACCACCCAACAAATTGCCCCACTATTTGACAATTTGGGAAATCTTAATTTCACCATCACTACGAAAGAAAAATTAGCGCAAACATTTTTTAACCAAGGCATGAAACTCACCTATGCATTTAACCATGCAGAGGCGCACCGTTCTTTTATGGAAGCTTCACGGCTAGACCCTAATGCCGCAATGACTTATTGGGGACAAGCTTACGCATTGGGACCAAATATTAATGACCCACAACCCCTTGATGAGCGAAAGGAAAAATATAATGAAGCTATGGCGAAGGCCGTAAAATTTGCTTCTAAAGCTAGTAAGAAAGAGCAGGCGTTGATTGAGGCGCTAACGCATAGGTACTCTGAAGATTTTACCAAAGATGTCGCGGAACTAAACATGGCCTATATGAATGCCATGACTGAAGTTGCGCAGCAGTTTCCAAATGATGCAGATGTACAGATTTTATACGCGGCCGCGGTCATGAATACCGTACCTTGGAATTATTGGGATAAAGATGGGAATCCCTCACCCAATATTGCAGAAGCAAAGGCAGCTTTGGAAAAAGCGATTGCCATAAATCCAGAAAACCCTGGTGCCCACCACTACTATATTCATATGGTAGAGTTACCCATGCCTGATCTTGCTGTAAAAAGTGCCGATAAATTGGGCGGATTAATGCCTGCAGCCGGACATATCGTGCACATGCCATCGCACATTTACATACGGGTTGGGAGGTATCTGGATGCCGTAAAGGTAAATCAGGCCGCCATTTTAGCGGATGAGGATTATATTTCCCAATGTTATTCTCAAGGTATGTATCCACTAGGTTATTATCCACACAACATTCATTTTCTATGGTCTGCGGCTACCTTGCTAGGCGATAGCGAAGTAGCCATAGACGCTGCCAAGAAAACTGCAGAAAAAGTACCGGAAGGCGAGTTAATAACATTACCCTTTCTACAGAACTTTGCATCGGTACCCTTATTGGCCTATGTCCGATTCGGAAAATGGAACGAGATTCTCACAACACCAAGTCCAAATGCCGAAATCAAGCACTTGAAATTAATCTGGCATTACGCCAGAGGAATTGCTTTTATTAGAAAAAATAATGCCAAAGAGGCCCAAGAAGAGCTGGACGCCATAAAAAAAATGATCGATGAACCAGAATTGGAGAATTTAGTGGCCGCTGGTTTTGACAATAGCAAAACTATTGGAGAATTGGCCTACGAAGTTGTTGCAGGTGAACTTGCCCATCTCAACGGTAATTTACCAAAGGCCATAGAACATCTAAAGAAAGCGGTAGAACTTGAAGATGGCTTAGTTTACACGGAACCCGCTGCATGGTACATTCCCGTAAGGCAGAACCTGGGCGCGGTATTGTTAAGAGCGGAGAAATACGAGGAGGCTGAGCAGATATATAAGGAAGATTTGGAAGTATTACGTCAAAATGGATGGTCATTAATGGGTCTGCACCAGAGCTTAAAGGCACAAGGAAAAATGGATGAGGCAGAAACGCTTAAGCAGGAATTTGATAAGGCTTGGGAACATGCCGATATATCAATAGACACTTCTATACTTTAA